The Bacteroidota bacterium genome contains a region encoding:
- the guaA gene encoding glutamine-hydrolyzing GMP synthase encodes MILILDFGSQYTQLIARRIREQKVYCEIHPFNIDVVDFIIKSKFNLKGIILSGGPSSVLDKAAPKISETLLEYFTNNEIPVLGVCYGLQLISYLEGGKIQKSSHREYGHSQIVLAKKSPLFQNVKKNSVVWMSHGDSLDKIPNGFTVTSKSKNGIISSIENAKKNIFCVQFHPEVNHTVEGKKILKNFIFSICNVRNKFTASSFVEDKIKEIKSTVQKDNVICALSGGVDSSVAAVLVSKAIGKQLHCIHIDNGLMRKDESRKVVEIFEKNFKIKIKLVNASALFLQRLKNVKDPEKKRKIIGKTFIDIFEKEAKKIKNAKYLVQGTLYPDVIESVSFKGPSAVIKTHHNVGGLPKNMNLKLIEPFRELFKDEVREIGLKLGLPEYFINRHPFPGPGLAIRILSDVSKAKLELLRDVDEIYMDELRKNNLYSKIWQAFSVLMPVQTVGVMGDERSYENVIGVRAVTSSDGMTADFYHFEHNFLRGLSNRIINEVKGVNRVVYDISTKPPATIEWE; translated from the coding sequence ATGATTCTCATTCTGGATTTCGGTTCGCAATACACTCAGTTAATCGCAAGAAGAATCCGCGAACAAAAAGTTTATTGTGAAATCCATCCGTTCAATATTGACGTTGTTGATTTTATAATTAAAAGTAAATTTAATTTAAAAGGAATTATTCTTTCGGGCGGACCATCAAGCGTACTTGATAAAGCTGCTCCAAAAATAAGTGAAACTTTATTAGAATATTTTACGAATAATGAAATTCCTGTCCTTGGTGTCTGCTATGGCTTGCAGTTAATAAGCTATCTTGAAGGGGGAAAGATTCAAAAAAGCAGCCACAGGGAATACGGACACTCCCAAATAGTTCTCGCAAAAAAATCTCCGCTATTTCAGAATGTGAAAAAAAATTCTGTTGTGTGGATGAGCCATGGTGATTCACTCGATAAAATCCCCAATGGATTTACAGTTACATCAAAAAGTAAGAACGGAATAATAAGCAGCATAGAAAATGCGAAGAAAAATATTTTCTGCGTGCAGTTTCATCCGGAAGTAAATCATACTGTAGAAGGAAAGAAGATATTGAAGAATTTTATTTTCAGTATCTGCAATGTCAGAAATAAATTTACTGCAAGTTCATTTGTTGAGGATAAGATAAAAGAAATAAAAAGTACAGTACAGAAGGATAATGTAATATGCGCATTAAGCGGAGGAGTTGATTCCTCAGTCGCTGCCGTTTTAGTTAGTAAAGCGATTGGAAAACAGTTACATTGCATTCACATAGATAACGGCTTGATGCGCAAAGATGAAAGCAGAAAAGTTGTTGAAATATTTGAAAAGAATTTTAAAATAAAAATAAAATTAGTTAATGCTTCAGCATTATTTCTTCAGAGGTTAAAAAATGTTAAAGACCCCGAGAAGAAGAGAAAAATCATAGGTAAAACGTTCATTGACATATTTGAAAAAGAAGCTAAGAAAATAAAAAATGCAAAGTACCTGGTGCAGGGAACTTTGTATCCTGATGTGATAGAATCGGTTTCGTTTAAAGGTCCTTCTGCCGTAATTAAAACGCATCACAATGTAGGAGGTCTTCCGAAGAATATGAATCTGAAATTGATCGAACCGTTCAGAGAATTATTCAAAGATGAAGTGAGAGAAATAGGATTGAAGCTTGGACTGCCGGAATATTTTATTAACCGTCATCCGTTCCCGGGACCCGGATTAGCGATAAGAATTTTAAGTGATGTAAGTAAAGCAAAGCTTGAGCTGCTAAGAGATGTAGATGAAATTTATATGGATGAGTTAAGAAAAAATAATTTGTATTCAAAAATATGGCAGGCATTTTCAGTGCTTATGCCGGTGCAGACGGTTGGTGTGATGGGAGATGAAAGAAGCTATGAGAACGTTATAGGGGTAAGAGCAGTAACTTCATCCGATGGTATGACAGCAGACTTTTATCATTTTGAACATAATTTTTTAAGAGGTTTATCTAACAGAATAATAAACGAAGTGAAAGGCGTGAACAGAGTTGTGTACGATATCAGCACGAAGCCTCCTGCAACTATTGAGTGGGAGTAA
- a CDS encoding T9SS type A sorting domain-containing protein produces MKKSFTILALLIVNLVLFNGLLKAGVESNNLIITGKVLYKNTTTPVQNAVVKLYLVNSDEVTYKVLESVTVNDKGEYMFNSAQIGSGDKVRIGAYVNDIIQNDRIIINTNQNNTDEIVELGAYANDIIMDRINPLSEIYGSTILVDLNAAAANSKFNLYLNGNVIESTNDFMDGGGIGTYPREPILNQNYPNPFNPTTNIKYGIPQQAFVTLKVYDMSGKLVADLVNEIKEQGYYTIKFDGSKLASGFYLYRLTAGDYTTIKKMSLIK; encoded by the coding sequence ATGAAAAAATCGTTCACAATTTTAGCGCTTCTGATAGTCAATCTCGTTTTGTTTAACGGGCTATTAAAAGCAGGAGTTGAAAGTAATAATCTTATTATTACAGGCAAAGTATTGTACAAGAATACAACAACACCTGTTCAGAATGCAGTTGTGAAGCTTTATCTGGTAAACTCCGATGAGGTTACTTATAAGGTCCTGGAATCCGTTACTGTGAATGATAAGGGTGAGTACATGTTCAACAGTGCCCAGATCGGCAGCGGAGATAAAGTAAGAATAGGCGCATATGTAAATGATATCATTCAGAATGACAGAATTATAATTAATACAAACCAGAACAACACAGACGAAATTGTAGAACTCGGTGCATATGCAAACGATATTATAATGGATAGAATTAATCCATTAAGTGAGATTTACGGTTCAACCATTCTTGTTGATTTAAATGCAGCCGCAGCAAATTCAAAATTCAATTTATACCTCAACGGAAATGTTATTGAAAGCACTAACGATTTTATGGATGGCGGCGGAATAGGTACATATCCAAGAGAGCCGATATTAAATCAGAATTATCCGAATCCTTTTAATCCTACTACAAATATTAAATACGGCATTCCGCAGCAGGCATTTGTAACATTAAAAGTTTATGATATGTCAGGCAAGCTGGTAGCTGACTTAGTAAATGAAATAAAAGAACAAGGATATTACACCATAAAGTTTGACGGAAGTAAATTAGCTTCAGGATTCTATCTGTACAGATTAACAGCAGGCGACTATACTACAATTAAGAAGATGAGCTTGATTAAGTAA
- the thyX gene encoding FAD-dependent thymidylate synthase, protein MKEEVLDQGFLEILDKLGNDLTVVNSARVSFGKRKTEYTDGDRKLVKFLVKNKHWSPFRHIIVQFHIKAPEFVMRQWYKHVVGIETTSSSMTKDHAWNEISGRYVPVSDFYKPSNWRAQSENNKQASEGSIEKQDEATKIFDGIMQSIVDSYEKLMELGVAKEQARLILPLNQYTEVYWTASFQAIMNFIELRDESTAQWEIRQYAIAMKKMMMELYPETTKIWFENNSHN, encoded by the coding sequence TTGAAAGAAGAAGTCCTCGACCAGGGTTTTCTCGAGATTCTCGATAAACTCGGTAACGATTTAACCGTAGTAAATTCTGCGCGCGTTTCATTCGGAAAAAGAAAGACCGAATACACAGACGGCGACAGAAAACTTGTTAAGTTTCTTGTAAAGAACAAACACTGGTCTCCATTCAGACACATCATCGTACAGTTTCATATAAAAGCACCTGAGTTTGTAATGCGTCAATGGTATAAGCATGTAGTCGGTATTGAAACAACTTCAAGCTCGATGACTAAAGACCATGCGTGGAATGAAATCAGCGGCAGATACGTACCTGTTTCTGATTTCTATAAACCATCTAACTGGAGAGCGCAATCAGAAAACAATAAGCAGGCATCCGAAGGCAGCATTGAAAAACAGGATGAAGCCACAAAAATTTTCGACGGCATCATGCAGTCAATAGTTGATTCCTACGAAAAACTTATGGAGTTAGGTGTTGCCAAAGAACAAGCAAGATTAATTCTTCCTCTTAATCAGTACACGGAAGTCTACTGGACAGCTTCTTTCCAGGCTATTATGAATTTTATTGAGCTGCGTGACGAATCCACTGCTCAGTGGGAGATAAGGCAATACGCAATCGCCATGAAAAAAATGATGATGGAACTTTATCCTGAAACAACTAAAATCTGGTTTGAGAATAATTCACACAATTAA
- a CDS encoding proline dehydrogenase family protein has protein sequence MNLLNKALVNTIPVLPRGLVRFFANKYIAGDNINEAVNTVKHLNEKKFMATMDVLGESISSKEEAIKSKDESIEVLDAIKKNNLDSNLSVKLTMLGLKNDYDLCRSLFTEILEHAKSLNTFVRIDMEESAVTDITIKLFNEMRKKFDNVGIVLQAYLRRTESDIIKLTEEKVNFRICKGIYIEPEEIAFKGYDEVRQNYLKVLRLALERGAYVGIATHDDYLITGAEKIVKDLKLTREQYEFQMLLGVRENLRDEVLSHGHRMRIYVPFGQRWYEYSIRRFQENPNVAGQVLKSIFSN, from the coding sequence ATGAACCTACTCAATAAAGCTTTAGTAAACACCATTCCCGTTCTACCCAGAGGCTTAGTCAGATTTTTTGCAAACAAATACATCGCAGGCGATAATATAAACGAAGCAGTGAATACCGTTAAGCATCTTAACGAAAAAAAATTCATGGCTACGATGGATGTACTTGGTGAAAGTATCAGTTCAAAAGAAGAAGCAATAAAATCAAAAGATGAATCGATTGAAGTACTGGATGCAATAAAGAAAAATAATCTTGATTCCAATTTATCGGTAAAGCTTACAATGCTTGGTTTAAAAAATGATTATGATTTATGCAGAAGTTTGTTTACTGAAATTCTTGAGCATGCAAAAAGCCTTAATACATTTGTAAGAATTGATATGGAAGAATCTGCAGTGACGGATATAACTATCAAATTGTTCAATGAAATGCGTAAGAAATTTGATAACGTCGGAATTGTACTGCAGGCATATTTAAGAAGGACTGAAAGCGATATTATAAAACTTACCGAAGAAAAAGTAAACTTCAGAATCTGTAAAGGTATATATATTGAGCCTGAGGAAATTGCATTCAAAGGATACGATGAAGTAAGACAGAATTATCTTAAAGTATTACGCCTTGCTCTTGAGCGCGGCGCATACGTAGGTATTGCAACACACGATGATTACTTAATAACCGGTGCGGAAAAAATTGTTAAAGATTTAAAACTTACAAGAGAGCAATATGAATTTCAGATGCTGCTTGGTGTAAGAGAAAATCTGCGCGATGAAGTTTTAAGCCACGGTCATAGAATGAGAATCTATGTTCCGTTCGGTCAGAGATGGTATGAATATTCAATAAGAAGATTTCAGGAAAACCCAAACGTTGCAGGCCAGGTGCTTAAAAGTATTTTTTCCAATTAA
- a CDS encoding T9SS type A sorting domain-containing protein gives MKIKFLFIFITLMYSSFSFSAQITRPAHIVICMMENRGYNQIIGSSQAPFINSLTADSKGALLTNSHGLTHPSQPNYLMLYSGSNQGVIDDATPSNFPFLTPNLGAYLINAGFKFKGYCEDQPSVGYNGTVSGSYYRKHNPWSNWQTAPTNGYPITVNQPFTAYPSNFDSLPTVCFVVPNIINDMHDGTIPQGDAWIQNNLGPYITWCKTHNSLFILTWDEDNGTTPNQIPTIFVGQKVIHGTYNQYLSHYSILRTIEDMYGIPYAGHSDTAHAITSCFDNTTAVQSTGEALNYSLSQNFPNPFNPSTKIDFEIPKSGLVTLKVYNELGEEKEELVNKNLQEGKYEVELDAKNLSSGVYFYTLEEGDFRETKSMLLIK, from the coding sequence ATGAAAATAAAATTCTTGTTTATATTTATTACATTGATGTACTCTTCATTTTCTTTCAGTGCTCAAATTACCCGGCCCGCTCATATAGTAATCTGCATGATGGAAAATAGAGGATATAATCAGATTATCGGCAGCTCTCAGGCTCCTTTTATAAATTCTTTAACAGCAGATAGTAAAGGTGCACTGCTTACAAACTCACACGGGCTTACACATCCAAGCCAGCCGAATTATTTAATGCTCTATTCAGGTTCTAATCAGGGAGTAATAGATGATGCCACTCCGTCAAACTTTCCATTTCTTACACCTAATCTCGGAGCGTACTTAATTAACGCCGGCTTTAAGTTCAAAGGTTACTGCGAAGACCAGCCGTCAGTCGGTTACAACGGAACTGTTTCAGGCAGCTATTACCGCAAGCACAACCCATGGAGTAACTGGCAGACTGCACCTACAAATGGATACCCTATAACAGTTAATCAGCCTTTTACAGCTTATCCGTCAAACTTCGACAGCTTACCTACTGTATGTTTTGTTGTTCCTAATATTATAAATGATATGCACGATGGTACAATCCCGCAGGGCGATGCATGGATACAGAATAACTTAGGACCATATATAACCTGGTGCAAAACTCATAACAGTCTTTTTATTTTAACGTGGGATGAAGATAACGGAACAACTCCCAATCAGATTCCTACAATTTTCGTCGGACAAAAAGTCATTCACGGAACTTACAATCAATATCTTTCTCATTATTCTATTCTGAGAACAATTGAAGACATGTACGGTATTCCCTATGCAGGGCATTCAGATACTGCTCATGCAATTACATCATGCTTTGATAATACTACTGCTGTTCAATCAACAGGAGAAGCATTGAATTATTCGCTATCGCAAAATTTTCCGAATCCTTTTAATCCCAGTACAAAGATTGATTTTGAAATTCCTAAATCAGGATTGGTAACATTAAAAGTGTATAACGAGCTTGGCGAGGAAAAAGAAGAGCTTGTAAATAAAAATTTACAGGAAGGTAAATATGAAGTGGAACTTGATGCGAAAAATTTATCGTCGGGTGTTTACTTCTATACTCTTGAAGAAGGTGATTTCAGAGAAACGAAATCAATGCTTCTAATAAAATAA
- a CDS encoding TrmB family transcriptional regulator: MQQEQLIEKLQSLGFKEYESKVFMVLLINSSLSASEIAEKAKIRRTAVYEILKTFAEKGYCNVIETNTILKYEIINPRIILDKIQADFNIENEQRLGNLKDTFKNLVPLYKSETDESDNSVNIELIRGFNKHRTAKFIELLNSAKQEILFMVRFEMFVSKELDQTAMNFIKGGGSIKSIYEASYNFKIVDRNENVSIATVEGFIDLCEYYEKNGEKLKISQLELPNITIFDREIVFINIDPKDIPRHSRADIIIRNKDFAMRMMDLFNYYWSQAYTTKEFKKIHKSFDLKESIKEVLVK; encoded by the coding sequence TTGCAACAGGAACAATTAATAGAAAAACTTCAGAGCTTAGGATTCAAGGAATATGAATCCAAAGTCTTCATGGTGCTTCTGATAAACTCCTCACTTAGCGCATCTGAAATCGCAGAGAAGGCTAAGATAAGAAGAACTGCTGTTTATGAAATTCTGAAAACTTTCGCTGAAAAAGGTTATTGCAACGTTATTGAAACAAATACTATTCTTAAATATGAGATTATAAATCCAAGAATTATTTTAGATAAAATACAGGCAGACTTCAATATTGAAAACGAGCAGCGTTTAGGAAATCTGAAGGATACTTTTAAAAATTTAGTTCCACTATACAAATCTGAAACTGATGAAAGTGATAATTCTGTTAACATAGAATTAATCAGAGGTTTTAACAAGCATAGAACAGCAAAATTTATTGAACTGCTCAACAGCGCTAAGCAGGAAATTCTTTTCATGGTAAGATTTGAGATGTTCGTATCAAAAGAACTTGACCAGACTGCGATGAATTTTATAAAAGGCGGCGGTTCTATAAAATCAATTTACGAAGCAAGTTACAATTTTAAAATAGTTGACAGAAACGAGAACGTATCAATAGCAACAGTTGAAGGTTTTATTGACCTTTGCGAGTATTACGAAAAGAACGGTGAGAAATTAAAAATTTCTCAGTTAGAGTTACCAAACATCACAATTTTTGACAGAGAGATTGTATTCATAAACATCGACCCCAAAGACATTCCCAGACACAGCAGAGCCGATATAATAATAAGAAACAAAGATTTTGCAATGCGAATGATGGACTTATTTAATTATTATTGGAGCCAAGCCTACACAACGAAAGAATTTAAGAAAATTCATAAAAGTTTCGACCTTAAAGAAAGTATTAAAGAAGTTTTAGTAAAATAG
- a CDS encoding LysM peptidoglycan-binding domain-containing protein produces MKSNKLFLAILLLSIIALLHTPLPVRAQDDEDCCDDLDDECATYMSEWAKYSKMKDSLTAAMNSKQAMLNDLTSQKSSKQSAYDKLKGEFDSWAGGDLDGFRKRFADVESQINSRSGNCEDAKKKLDAITSSKARCLNEFWDRYNAMVKKYADWCLGGPVAKKCDQEYKVVKGDCLWKIAGKSSIYGNPRLWPKIWDANKNGIISGTPSTIPNPNRIYPGQVLCIPPMTDAEKQMMLNKSKGMMKTRKKKYKGDWNFDHKKKDTKKDETDVKKETPKDSKDTKKDAPKDTKKDAPKDTKKDVKKDAPKDVKKDAPKDVKKDDKKK; encoded by the coding sequence ATGAAATCAAACAAACTTTTTTTAGCAATTTTGTTGTTATCTATAATTGCTTTGCTACATACTCCTCTTCCGGTGCGTGCACAGGATGATGAGGATTGCTGCGATGATCTGGACGACGAATGCGCCACTTATATGAGTGAGTGGGCGAAGTATTCCAAAATGAAAGATTCATTAACAGCAGCAATGAATTCCAAACAAGCCATGCTTAATGACTTAACCTCTCAAAAATCATCAAAGCAATCTGCTTATGATAAATTGAAAGGTGAATTCGATAGCTGGGCCGGCGGAGACTTAGACGGATTCAGAAAAAGATTCGCCGATGTTGAAAGCCAGATAAATTCAAGATCAGGAAATTGTGAAGACGCAAAGAAAAAACTGGATGCAATAACTTCTTCCAAAGCAAGATGTCTCAATGAATTCTGGGACAGATATAATGCAATGGTCAAGAAATATGCAGACTGGTGCTTAGGCGGACCTGTTGCAAAGAAATGTGACCAGGAATATAAAGTAGTTAAAGGCGATTGCTTATGGAAAATTGCAGGCAAGAGCAGCATTTATGGAAATCCGAGATTGTGGCCTAAGATTTGGGACGCAAATAAAAACGGTATAATTTCAGGAACACCTTCTACAATTCCAAACCCGAACAGAATTTATCCGGGTCAGGTATTGTGCATTCCTCCAATGACAGATGCTGAAAAGCAAATGATGCTGAACAAGTCAAAGGGAATGATGAAGACAAGAAAGAAAAAATACAAAGGTGACTGGAATTTTGACCACAAGAAAAAAGATACGAAGAAGGATGAAACAGATGTAAAGAAAGAGACACCTAAAGATTCAAAAGATACAAAAAAAGATGCGCCTAAGGATACAAAAAAAGACGCACCAAAAGATACTAAGAAAGACGTAAAAAAAGATGCTCCTAAAGATGTAAAAAAGGATGCCCCTAAAGACGTAAAGAAAGACGATAAAAAGAAGTAA
- a CDS encoding diaminopimelate epimerase — MDSRIIMKYTGAGNNFIMINNLDLKISNNEHIVTDLCSKPENQDVDGVIFVETTMKADLKMNYYNRDGSSGSLCGNGLRCTVKYSLDEKLIKKTKLTVEAVDKIYNCEVVDEKNIKVEMPDPAIINPSIKLKVNFDEWWEELECAYVDCGSPHIVVFIDDIQKPVVNNLDEVNIDEWGRNIRMHRDLMPEGANVNFVKVVNENEIHARTFERGVERETLSSGTGSISNAIISYIKRNVNTPVKVLPKYGEYITINFSEDNGRITNLSMTGPANRI, encoded by the coding sequence TTGGATTCTAGAATAATAATGAAATACACAGGCGCAGGTAATAATTTTATAATGATTAATAATCTTGACCTGAAGATTAGCAACAATGAACATATTGTTACTGACTTATGCTCTAAACCGGAAAATCAGGATGTTGACGGAGTGATATTTGTAGAGACAACCATGAAGGCGGATCTGAAAATGAATTATTATAACAGAGACGGCAGCAGCGGTTCGTTATGCGGCAACGGATTAAGATGCACTGTGAAATATTCACTTGATGAAAAATTAATTAAGAAGACTAAGCTTACTGTTGAAGCAGTTGATAAAATTTATAACTGCGAAGTTGTTGATGAAAAAAACATTAAGGTTGAAATGCCTGACCCTGCAATAATAAATCCATCCATAAAACTAAAAGTTAATTTTGATGAGTGGTGGGAAGAGCTGGAATGCGCGTATGTTGATTGCGGCTCGCCGCACATAGTGGTTTTTATTGATGACATTCAAAAACCTGTTGTAAATAATTTAGATGAAGTAAATATAGATGAGTGGGGAAGGAACATAAGAATGCACCGCGACCTGATGCCTGAAGGTGCGAATGTAAATTTTGTTAAAGTTGTGAATGAAAATGAAATCCATGCGAGGACGTTTGAAAGGGGAGTAGAACGTGAGACGCTTTCCAGCGGAACAGGCTCAATTTCAAATGCAATTATTTCTTATATAAAAAGAAATGTTAATACTCCCGTAAAGGTTTTACCCAAGTACGGGGAGTATATAACAATAAATTTCAGTGAAGATAATGGAAGGATAACAAACCTTTCAATGACAGGTCCTGCTAACAGAATATAG
- a CDS encoding LPS-assembly protein LptD, translated as MKKFFPYILFLVIISQAAAQTDSLKIDSTKSSIDTLKQIKSDITAPINYSARDSAIFDVKGKKLYLFNDAELTYQDLKLNSGIILLDKEDETLEAYGIPDSMNTGTLVQTPIMVQGGEKLEGTKLLYNFTTKQGNISMGFSEADVGYYFGDKIKKVTDEIFFIKDGLYTTSTDRKDPEYYFLSPKMKVIKNDRVIAQSVFMYIEGVPVFWIPFGVFPNKSGRSSGLIPPTYGDDGTYGTYVSRLGYFWAMSDYYDLALTGSIFSRGRYDFNGRFRYALKYNFTGQVEGGYSRIRLGEATDLDKFSSDEWALTVNHAQQFSPTSSLNGNLTFASGKAYYNNTSNNLNTLLRQNIISDFTYSKSWEGTPFIFNANYHRDQNLITGSINENIPSLNFSISQTFPFQSETSTNDNRGLMEYFSYSYRGSYLNNRSKTVVQGVSGNDSLEFRNDRMGAYHNVVLNLSPQSQFISVNPYFNYNEYWYDKTITKRYDPVTNTVVSDNQNGFKTARSFNMGVTFGTKLIGIFTPNILGIKGIRHTITPNITYNYTPDFSKDFWGYYGTYIDATGKPQKYSFFENGIFGGPSQGEQQSIGLSIGNVFEMKTRETDSTDNKFQLLNLDASVGYNFAADSLRFTDISTSFRTQIGSILNISGGASFNLYQFDGLTGTRINKFLWSEGKLADLTNFNINLSTSYNFLLSNQDTDAKKDTTKKLLRDTTDVLNYNIPFTGSLNYNYSESRANPTQIFRTSGISGSLGFSPTEKWRFNVSANYDFTNQQITAPYVTAYRDLNSWEMNFNWYPLGVYKGFNLEIKIKAPQLKDIKITKTTNPGGPFGF; from the coding sequence TTGAAAAAATTTTTCCCATACATATTATTTCTTGTCATTATATCACAGGCAGCGGCACAAACAGATAGCCTGAAAATTGATTCAACTAAATCTTCTATTGATACCCTTAAACAGATAAAATCGGATATAACTGCGCCAATAAATTATTCGGCACGCGACTCTGCTATATTCGATGTAAAAGGAAAAAAACTTTATCTCTTCAATGATGCCGAGCTTACATATCAGGATTTGAAATTAAACTCCGGTATAATTTTATTGGATAAAGAAGACGAGACGCTTGAAGCATATGGAATACCCGACTCGATGAATACAGGCACGTTAGTCCAGACTCCTATAATGGTGCAGGGTGGAGAAAAACTTGAAGGCACTAAGCTGCTTTACAATTTTACAACTAAACAGGGAAACATTTCGATGGGATTCTCTGAGGCAGATGTTGGATATTACTTCGGAGATAAAATAAAAAAAGTTACCGATGAAATATTTTTTATAAAAGACGGATTGTACACCACTTCTACTGACAGAAAAGATCCCGAATATTATTTCCTATCACCAAAAATGAAGGTGATTAAAAATGACAGGGTAATAGCTCAGTCAGTGTTTATGTACATTGAAGGGGTACCTGTTTTCTGGATTCCGTTTGGAGTGTTTCCTAATAAATCGGGAAGATCGTCGGGATTAATTCCTCCCACTTACGGAGATGACGGTACTTACGGTACTTATGTATCGCGGCTCGGCTACTTTTGGGCAATGAGTGATTATTATGACTTAGCTCTTACAGGAAGTATTTTTTCACGCGGAAGATATGACTTTAACGGAAGATTCCGTTACGCATTAAAATATAATTTTACGGGACAGGTTGAAGGCGGCTACTCACGAATAAGATTAGGTGAAGCAACTGACCTTGATAAATTCAGTTCAGATGAATGGGCGTTGACCGTGAATCATGCGCAGCAATTCAGCCCCACTTCAAGTTTAAACGGAAATTTAACTTTTGCAAGCGGCAAAGCATATTACAATAATACGTCAAACAATCTGAATACATTGCTGAGGCAGAATATTATTTCGGATTTTACTTACTCAAAGTCATGGGAAGGAACGCCGTTTATTTTTAATGCAAATTATCATAGGGACCAGAATTTAATAACAGGAAGTATTAATGAAAATATACCTTCGTTGAATTTTTCAATATCGCAGACATTTCCGTTTCAGTCGGAGACTTCTACGAATGATAACAGAGGTCTGATGGAATATTTTTCTTACAGTTATCGTGGTTCGTATCTGAATAACCGTTCAAAAACAGTTGTGCAGGGAGTAAGCGGGAATGACAGTCTGGAATTCCGCAATGACAGAATGGGAGCTTATCACAATGTGGTTTTAAATTTATCTCCGCAGTCACAATTCATTTCAGTCAATCCTTATTTTAATTATAATGAATACTGGTATGATAAGACGATTACCAAAAGATACGACCCTGTTACAAACACAGTTGTATCGGATAATCAAAATGGATTTAAGACTGCCCGGTCATTCAATATGGGAGTTACATTCGGAACGAAACTCATAGGAATTTTTACTCCGAACATATTAGGTATAAAAGGAATACGCCACACTATTACTCCGAACATTACTTATAACTACACTCCGGATTTCTCCAAAGATTTCTGGGGATACTACGGAACTTACATAGATGCAACGGGCAAACCACAGAAATATTCTTTTTTTGAGAACGGAATTTTCGGCGGACCTTCACAAGGAGAACAGCAGTCAATCGGACTTTCAATCGGCAACGTTTTTGAAATGAAGACAAGAGAGACGGATTCTACAGATAATAAATTCCAGCTTTTAAATTTAGACGCGTCGGTAGGTTATAATTTTGCCGCTGACTCATTAAGGTTTACAGATATATCTACAAGTTTCCGAACGCAGATAGGAAGTATCCTGAATATTTCCGGCGGTGCATCATTCAATCTTTATCAGTTCGATGGTCTCACTGGAACTAGAATTAATAAATTTTTATGGAGCGAAGGCAAGCTTGCAGATTTAACAAACTTCAATATCAATTTATCGACAAGTTATAATTTTCTTTTGTCCAATCAGGATACCGATGCAAAGAAAGACACAACAAAAAAATTATTGAGAGATACAACTGATGTTTTGAATTATAACATTCCATTCACGGGAAGTCTGAATTATAATTATTCGGAAAGCAGAGCTAATCCTACACAGATATTCCGCACTTCGGGAATTTCGGGAAGTCTGGGATTCAGTCCTACGGAAAAATGGAGATTCAATGTATCAGCTAATTACGATTTTACGAATCAACAAATAACTGCTCCGTACGTAACTGCATACAGGGACTTAAATTCGTGGGAGATGAATTTTAACTGGTATCCACTGGGAGTTTATAAAGGATTTAATCTGGAAATAAAAATAAAAGCACCGCAATTGAAAGATATAAAAATAACAAAGACTACAAATCCGGGAGGTCCGTTTGGATTCTAG